In a genomic window of Ralstonia nicotianae:
- a CDS encoding MFS transporter, translating into MTGFELRAATSLAGIFALRMLGLFMIMPVFAVFAKSLPDGGNTQLVAFAIGVYGLTQAVLYIPYGWLSDRFGRKPVIVAGLLIFAAGSLVAAFSHSVAGIAVGRAIQGAGAISSAVIAFVADLTREEHRTKAMAMIGGSIGVSFAVAIVSAPVIFRWIGMPGMFLAIGILALIAIGVVLWVVPDAPRPAAHVSAPFREVLHNRELLRLNFGVFALHATQTALFVVLPHMLETAGLPVDSHWKIYLPVMGVSFVLMVPAIIAAEKRGKMKAVLLSAVALVMVAQLALGEAQPTLASLTVALLVYFLGFNVLEASQPSLVSKYAPGVRKGAAMGVYNTTQALGLFTGGAGGGWILLHAGQHAVFFTCAGLAAAWLIIAGPMRMPALRRH; encoded by the coding sequence ATGACCGGTTTCGAGTTGCGCGCCGCCACTTCGCTGGCCGGCATCTTCGCGCTGCGCATGCTGGGCCTGTTCATGATCATGCCGGTGTTCGCCGTGTTCGCGAAGTCGCTGCCGGACGGCGGCAACACCCAGCTGGTCGCTTTCGCCATCGGCGTGTACGGCCTCACGCAAGCCGTGCTCTACATCCCCTACGGCTGGCTGTCGGACCGCTTCGGGCGCAAGCCGGTCATCGTGGCGGGGCTGCTGATCTTTGCCGCGGGCAGCCTGGTGGCGGCGTTCTCGCACAGCGTGGCGGGCATCGCGGTGGGCCGGGCCATCCAGGGCGCCGGCGCGATCTCGTCCGCGGTGATCGCCTTCGTGGCCGACCTGACGCGCGAGGAGCACCGCACCAAGGCGATGGCGATGATCGGCGGCAGCATCGGCGTGTCGTTCGCCGTGGCCATTGTCAGCGCGCCGGTCATCTTCCGCTGGATCGGCATGCCGGGCATGTTCCTGGCCATCGGCATCCTGGCGCTGATCGCCATCGGCGTGGTGCTGTGGGTCGTGCCGGATGCGCCGCGCCCGGCGGCGCACGTGAGCGCGCCGTTCCGCGAGGTGCTGCACAACCGCGAGCTGCTGCGCCTGAACTTCGGCGTGTTCGCGCTGCATGCCACGCAGACGGCGCTGTTCGTCGTGCTGCCGCACATGCTGGAGACCGCCGGCCTGCCGGTCGATTCGCACTGGAAGATCTACCTGCCGGTGATGGGTGTGTCGTTCGTGCTGATGGTGCCGGCCATCATCGCCGCGGAGAAGCGCGGCAAGATGAAGGCGGTGCTGCTGTCGGCCGTCGCGCTGGTGATGGTGGCGCAGCTGGCGCTGGGCGAGGCGCAGCCGACGTTGGCCTCGCTGACGGTCGCGCTGCTGGTGTACTTCCTCGGCTTCAACGTGCTGGAGGCCTCGCAGCCGTCGCTGGTCTCGAAATATGCGCCGGGCGTGCGCAAGGGCGCCGCGATGGGCGTCTACAACACGACGCAGGCGCTCGGGCTGTTCACGGGCGGGGCCGGCGGCGGCTGGATTCTGCTGCATGCCGGGCAGCATGCGGTGTTCTTCACCTGCGCTGGCCTGGCGGCAGCCTGGC